In a single window of the Callithrix jacchus isolate 240 chromosome 1, calJac240_pri, whole genome shotgun sequence genome:
- the LOC100387372 gene encoding interferon alpha-5-like translates to MALPFTILMALVMLICKSICSLGCDLPQAHSLSNRRASILLAQMRRISPFSCLKDRQDFVFPQEVFFGDHFQKAQAIFILHETIQQTFNLFSTKDSSVTWDATLLDTFYTELYKQLNDLEACVMQRIGVEGTPLMNADSILAVRKYFERITLYLTEKKHSPCAWEVVRAEIMRSFSLLTSLQERLRRKE, encoded by the coding sequence ATGGCCTTGCCTTTTACTATATTGATGGCCCTAGTCATGCTCATCTGCAAGTCCATCTGCTCTCTGGGCTGTGATCTGCCTCAGGCCCACAGCCTGAGTAACAGGAGGGCCTCCATACTCCTGGCACAAATGAGGagaatctctcctttctcttgcctgaagGACAGACAGGACTTTGTTTTCCCTCAAGAGGTGTTTTTTGGTGACCACTTCCAgaaggctcaagctatcttcatCCTCCATGAGACGATCCAGCAGACCTTCAACCTCTTTAGCACAAAGGACTCGTCCGTTACTTGGGATGCAACCCTTTTAGACACATTTTACACTGAACTTTACAAGCAGCTGAATGACTTGGAAGCCTGTGTGATGCAGAGGATTGGAGTGGAAGGGACTCCCCTGATGAATGCGGACTCCATCCTGGCTGTGAGGAAATACTTCGAAAGAATCACTCTCTATCTGACAGAAAAGAAACACAGCccttgtgcctgggaggttgtCAGAGCAGAAATCATGAGATCCTTCTCTTTATTGACCAGCTTGCAAGAAAGattaagaaggaaggaatga